In Bacteroidia bacterium, one genomic interval encodes:
- the kdsA gene encoding 3-deoxy-8-phosphooctulonate synthase — translation MAQLKHTAAGNFFLMAGPCIVESEQMCMDIAGTVKEITDKLQIPYIFKASFKKANRSRLDSFTGIGDVPSLEILRKVRQRYELPVVTDIHESHEAALAADYVDVLQIPAFLCRQTELLVAAARTGKTVNVKKGQFLSPESMKFAVDKIRQSGNHQVMVTERGTMLGYGDLVVDMRGIPEMKKFNVPVVMDVTHSLQQPNQSSGVTGGKPELISTIARAAMAAGADGIFIETHPNPAKALSDGANMLRLDLLEKLLVSLLKVQNAVR, via the coding sequence ATTGCACAGTTAAAACATACAGCCGCAGGAAATTTTTTTCTAATGGCCGGACCATGCATTGTTGAATCAGAACAGATGTGTATGGATATTGCAGGAACAGTAAAAGAAATCACTGACAAGCTTCAGATACCCTATATCTTTAAAGCAAGTTTCAAAAAAGCCAACCGTTCAAGACTTGATTCATTTACAGGTATTGGTGATGTTCCTTCACTTGAGATACTTCGCAAAGTCCGTCAGCGTTATGAGTTACCTGTCGTTACAGATATTCACGAAAGCCATGAGGCTGCACTAGCCGCAGATTATGTTGATGTACTTCAGATTCCGGCATTTCTTTGCCGCCAGACAGAATTGTTGGTAGCAGCGGCACGAACAGGGAAAACTGTTAATGTAAAAAAAGGGCAGTTTCTTTCTCCTGAATCCATGAAGTTTGCCGTAGATAAAATACGACAATCGGGTAATCATCAGGTAATGGTTACGGAGCGTGGCACCATGCTTGGTTATGGTGATTTGGTGGTTGATATGCGTGGCATTCCTGAGATGAAAAAATTTAATGTGCCTGTGGTGATGGACGTTACACATTCTTTACAACAGCCCAATCAATCATCCGGTGTTACAGGGGGAAAACCTGAACTTATCAGTACCATTGCCCGTGCAGCAATGGCTGCCGGTGCCGATGGAATTTTTATTGAAACACATCCAAACCCAGCCAAAGCTTTGAGTGATGGAGCCAATATGCTACGACTTGACCTACTTGAAAAACTTTTAGTTTCATTGCTAAAAGTACAAAATGCTGTTCGCTGA
- a CDS encoding lysoplasmalogenase: MNSKLIIFIAISVVHLVAHLMAFQWLVFITKPLLIPILLWYFSEGLSVGNLTLIQKRMVAALSLAWIGDIINLYSQVSHWIFMAGIIVFLAMQIMYIIICFYLISFKQINLLYLIFCALLFITYGSILLWTLLPHLNDLTIPVLIYASALTLTGIASALTKDQLPRNVFYCLLTGTILYIITDSLDAINNFKASFPYASFWIALTYLAAQMMITIAIKKIKTV, from the coding sequence ATGAATAGTAAACTGATAATATTTATTGCTATATCAGTGGTTCATCTTGTTGCTCACCTTATGGCATTTCAATGGTTGGTATTTATTACAAAGCCTTTATTAATACCCATATTACTATGGTATTTTTCAGAAGGATTAAGTGTAGGTAATTTAACGCTAATTCAAAAACGCATGGTTGCTGCCCTCAGTCTGGCATGGATTGGCGACATTATTAATCTTTATAGTCAAGTAAGTCATTGGATATTTATGGCAGGTATAATTGTTTTTCTTGCTATGCAGATCATGTATATTATCATTTGCTTTTATCTTATTTCCTTTAAACAAATCAATCTTCTGTATCTCATTTTCTGTGCCTTGTTATTTATAACTTATGGCAGCATACTGCTTTGGACATTACTACCCCATTTGAATGACCTTACCATACCGGTGTTAATTTATGCATCTGCACTTACATTAACAGGAATAGCGTCAGCATTGACAAAAGATCAACTACCACGAAATGTTTTTTATTGCTTACTTACAGGCACCATACTCTATATCATTACTGACAGTTTGGATGCCATCAATAATTTTAAAGCATCGTTCCCTTATGCATCATTTTGGATTGCACTCACCTATCTTGCAGCACAAATGATGATAACAATTGCCATTAAGAAAATTAAAACAGTTTAG
- a CDS encoding 3-hydroxybutyryl-CoA dehydrogenase, producing MKHIAVIGSGTMGNGIAHVCAQYGNTVSLIDISETSLEKAIKTITGNFDRMVAKGIVTVADKDAALQRITTYTKLSDGVKNADLVIEAASENENIKLSIFKELDSSCKADAILATNTSSISITKIASVTNRPDKVIGMHFMNPVPVMKLIEVIRGYKTSDEVTKIIFDLSVNLNKIPVEVNDYPGFIANRILMPMINEAIYSLYEGVAGVHEIDEVMKLGMAHPMGPLQLADFIGLDVCLAILRVLHDGFGNPKYAPCPLLVNMVTAGNLGKKSGVGFYNYASGGKDLVVAATFQK from the coding sequence ATAAAACACATTGCAGTAATCGGATCAGGAACAATGGGAAATGGCATAGCACATGTTTGTGCACAATATGGAAACACAGTTTCGCTGATAGACATTTCTGAAACGTCATTAGAAAAAGCCATTAAGACCATTACAGGAAACTTCGACCGTATGGTAGCTAAAGGCATAGTGACTGTTGCTGATAAAGATGCTGCATTGCAACGTATAACTACTTACACTAAACTATCTGACGGTGTTAAAAATGCAGACCTTGTTATTGAAGCAGCATCAGAAAACGAAAATATTAAACTAAGTATTTTTAAAGAGTTAGACAGTTCTTGCAAAGCTGATGCAATTTTGGCCACAAACACTTCTTCCATTTCAATTACAAAAATTGCCTCTGTAACAAATAGACCCGACAAGGTTATTGGTATGCATTTTATGAACCCTGTACCTGTAATGAAACTTATTGAAGTTATTCGTGGATATAAGACTAGTGATGAAGTGACAAAAATAATTTTCGACCTTTCTGTTAATCTCAATAAAATTCCTGTTGAAGTAAATGACTACCCCGGATTTATTGCCAACAGAATTTTAATGCCAATGATTAACGAAGCAATCTATTCGCTTTACGAAGGTGTTGCCGGAGTGCATGAAATTGATGAGGTAATGAAATTAGGTATGGCACATCCGATGGGGCCATTGCAGTTAGCCGATTTCATAGGTCTTGATGTTTGTCTTGCTATTTTACGTGTATTGCATGATGGTTTTGGAAATCCAAAGTATGCACCATGCCCACTATTGGTAAATATGGTTACAGCGGGTAACTTAGGTAAAAAATCAGGAGTAGGTTTTTATAATTATGCATCAGGTGGAAAAGACCTGGTTGTAGCTGCCACATTCCAAAAATAG
- a CDS encoding class I SAM-dependent rRNA methyltransferase, with the protein MALPYPEIRLKKGKEKSILNFHPWVFSGALEKMPAHLKNGDAVILLSHDGEVLGTGLFHHSSIAVRLLAFFKVELNEAFWFQKLSNALQLRKNIHLFNNKETNAYRLVHGEGDGLSGLIIDIYGDCAVIQCHIKGMFKHRDIIAEALDKIYAHSLNTIYDKSEDSFFENDENRFFKGEKQFEVVRENGHQFYVNWFEGQKTGFFIDQRENRKLLGNYCSGKNVINLFAYSGGFSIYALKSGAAMVHSVDSSSRAENWANQNVQLNDAANHHFFCDDVFAFLKENKNAYQVWIVDPPAFAKRLDAVRNAMIGYRNLNTAVFLKAPAGSIIFTFSCSQAVDVPTFRKLIFQSAREAQRQIKILHILSQPADHPISVFHPEGEYLKGLVLYVE; encoded by the coding sequence ATGGCACTACCCTATCCTGAAATCCGCTTAAAGAAAGGAAAAGAAAAAAGCATATTAAATTTTCACCCTTGGGTTTTCTCTGGTGCGTTAGAAAAAATGCCTGCACACCTGAAAAATGGTGATGCTGTGATACTTCTTTCGCATGATGGCGAAGTTCTTGGAACAGGATTGTTTCATCATTCAAGTATTGCTGTCAGGCTTCTTGCATTTTTTAAAGTTGAATTGAATGAGGCATTCTGGTTTCAAAAATTATCCAATGCATTGCAGCTAAGGAAAAACATACATTTATTTAACAACAAAGAAACTAATGCATATCGTTTGGTACATGGCGAAGGTGATGGGCTTTCAGGATTAATTATTGACATTTATGGCGATTGTGCAGTGATACAATGTCATATAAAAGGCATGTTCAAACATCGTGATATTATTGCTGAAGCATTAGATAAAATTTACGCTCATTCGTTAAACACCATTTACGATAAGAGCGAAGATTCATTTTTTGAAAATGACGAAAACAGATTTTTCAAAGGCGAAAAGCAATTTGAAGTAGTAAGAGAAAACGGACATCAGTTTTATGTAAACTGGTTTGAAGGTCAGAAAACAGGATTTTTTATTGATCAGCGTGAAAATAGAAAATTGTTGGGTAATTATTGTTCGGGTAAAAACGTAATAAATTTATTTGCTTATTCTGGTGGGTTCTCAATTTATGCATTAAAATCAGGCGCTGCAATGGTTCATTCTGTTGACAGTTCAAGCCGTGCAGAAAATTGGGCTAACCAAAACGTTCAGTTAAACGATGCAGCAAATCATCATTTTTTTTGTGATGATGTTTTTGCTTTTCTAAAAGAAAATAAAAACGCTTATCAGGTTTGGATAGTTGACCCCCCTGCATTTGCCAAACGACTTGATGCTGTGCGTAATGCTATGATAGGCTATCGGAACCTAAACACAGCTGTCTTTCTCAAGGCACCGGCCGGAAGTATTATTTTCACATTCTCTTGCTCACAGGCTGTTGATGTTCCAACATTCAGAAAATTGATTTTTCAGAGTGCAAGAGAAGCACAGAGGCAGATAAAAATCCTGCATATACTTTCTCAACCTGCCGATCATCCCATTTCTGTTTTTCATCCTGAAGGCGAATACCTAAAAGGATTAGTTTTGTATGTAGAATAA